The genomic stretch aaattcaaacatttttttatttggaaaatAGCCCAGATGTCAATAAAAGAGCCcatcaaatgtttatttgtcAAGAGAGCAGAACTGGAGATTGTTAGACAGGCAGAATTGACAGCTTTTAACATGTGGGGATTAAAGTTAGAATATAAAATTCAGAACACAAATCGAATAATCTAAgctttgttttccctcctcccAGAAGACGTGCGAATGCTAATCACTTTCATGTTCTCAAACACCCACCTGCTGTTCTCAATTTCTCTGAATCCTCAGCGGGTCTGACGAATGAGCTGGAAATGTGAAGCGTCACACTGCAAGTTTGTAGAAAGTGCTACTTCAAACAACAAGTGTCTCACAAATGTGATATTTCTTTTacaaaatgactaaaacaaaAAGTCCTCCCACAGACTGATGAGGGTTTTATCAACGTTCTCTCGTTCTAGTGTGCTCGAGTGATTGTTTGCTCGTCCCGCTAAATGTCCTGCAGCGGCGTCGTCATTACTGACCCGGGGTCGGCCCTGCTTGAACCCACGGACTGACCTTTCTGTGCCAAGTAGTCCTTATAGTTCCGGGTCAGAAGAGTGTAAAGAAATGGATTGATGCAGCTGTTCCCATAGGTTAGACACGTGACAAAGAAGTTCACGTAATTATGAGCAGCGGGAGACAAAGCTTTGAGGGACTCTGGAGAGAACAGTTTGGCTAGCTGCCATCCCCAGAAAGGCAAGAAACACGCCCAGTAGGCCACGACGATGCTAAAGATCATCGATATGACTTTTTGTTTGAGTCCTCTCCGCCGGGCGGAGCGGCTGCTTCCTCCTAGGCTAGCCTGCGCTGTCCAGTAGCGCCTGGCTAGCCCCACATACAGCCCGACAATCACCAATCCAGGAACTAAAACACTTGTAAGAAACAGGACGGTGATATACGCCTTGAAGGCCTCGGGGGTCCAGGTAGGGAAGCAGATCCTCTTAACCAAACCAGCCGCGGTTGGTTTGCCCACCCGGAGTCTGATCATCACCATCATGGGAAGAGTTAGCACGAACGCTATCCCCCAGATAATCCCCGCCACTAACCGTCGTCTGCGGGATGATGACCTGTGGGCGCTGAAGGGCCTAGCAACGGCACGGTAGCGTTCAAGGCTCATGGCGACCAGAATGAAGACACTGGAATGCATGGTGAGGAGGTCGAGACTCAGGAGGATGCGACAGCCGGCCTCGCCGAACAGCCAGTCGTGGGCGAAGTAGGTGCAGACCACGAAGGGGATGGTGgagaggtagagcaggtcggccaGAGCCAGGTTGATGATGTAAACGTACATGGAACCTGTGCGCCGCAAAGCGGCCGAGCGCGTAACAACGAGCGTGTACGTGTTTCCTGCCACGCCCATGGCGCACATGATCATCAGCGTGGCGCCCAGCAGGGATGTCACCCAGAGGCCACCActgcctccaccaccaccaccgctcTCCTGGGATCCTCCATCTTCAGCTCCCGGGCTCAGGACAAGTCCCAGCTGTGGAGTGATGGTGGCATTAGGAGTGCAGTTCATTGCAGGTTTACAGatctgaggtcagaggtcaggccCTAATGCGCAAGAGTCGAGTTACACAGAGATTTATGGCGGTTGGCTCTTAGTTTAAACTGGAAAAAGCTTTCAAAGTCAAGTAGTGAGGTGACACACAGATTGAAGTTGTACAGAAAGTCATTTTTAGAAATATATGCAACACAGTCCAGGTGAAAACGAACATTTCTCCCCATGCAAGAATTGTCAAAACCTGTACATTGGTGGAGCTAAATCCAAGATATATCATCGGTGAGATGCAGGGATGACCAAAACAAGTGTATTAATCCACAGAGAAGATGTAAGCACACCTCTGACATGGCCAGCAGCTTCAGTTACTGCATGGCTGCTTTGAGATTGCAGCTCtcatcccccccaaaaaaaggtcCTCCACGCAGCCGTGATCCCATATTTCTCCAAAGTTAACAGCCTCCGGCAAAGATTTACACCGTCGAGGAAGCCTCAGACGTGAGAGACACTCTAAGTATCAGAGCACAGGGATTTCTCTGTTGGGCTTCAGGCTGAAGTCGATCTGTCAAGGGTCATTTGGGAGCAGCAGAGTGCCACAAGAGTCAGGACGCCGCCTTTCAACTTCCAAAATCTCTGATAGAAAACTCCAACAGAGCCGAGGCGCGCTTGATCGAGAGACTTCAGTCGGTGACATTTCCGCGGACAGCCTCCTTACGGGGAGTCATGATGTCACCTTTAATacatgagagagaaaaaaatccacTCTCCCCTGTCgagatttgtttgatttttttggaCCAAGTCAAACTTCGTCTAGTCTTCCAAGACCTTTGGCTTGATCCAAACGATCCATGCTGACGGCGCTCTTCCTCCACGAGCGATGTGATGCATGGCCGGTCGAACCTTCAGCCTCCTGTTTTAATGGAAGTcggttgtgtctgtgtttttttggagTTCTCCTGGTCAcagtcctctctccctcctcttctctcctctgtcctccctctttCTCACCAGGGTGAAAACTATCATGGGCCTATAGATTTATGAGGTATTCCTCTCTGGCCTCAAGCTGCTGGCGTGCAGTGTTGTGACACCGGTTCCCCTGGCAGTGGTGGTCGTGTACATCCAGCACATACATGCCTAAGCACAGCagccttatatatatataaaaaaaaatgtattcaatgtTTTCCGGTATGAATTATTCAGCAGCTGAGTTGAGGCGAACTTTACGCTTCTTGCTCTGAATATTTTTCTCTAAAATTAACAGTCCaaacttttctgtttgttggaaGATTTCTGGCTCTGCATTGAATCCAAGTTGGCAGCTCGTTGGATTTTAAGATGATGCTGTAGGAGACCTGATAATATTTAGAGACACGCGTTGGATGAGCTCAACGAGGAGCCCAATTTAGGATTAACCCACCCTCGGTATGAAgacagtgattttttttgttttaattatttaataaacTTACTGAGTCCaacacacagacctgcacaGAGATTCCTTGACAACTTCCAAaggaaatatatattttttttattagtgaTCATCGATAATTGCATATGCTATGGCAGTAAGAAAAGAAATACATCAAATCAATACTTTCCTCTTTAacgaaaacacagaaaaattgCAAACAACTACAGCAAAGTAAAATATAACAAATGGCTATATCTCTATAAAAAATCAGAGGAAACAATAATTTATTACTGGAACTTTTTGTTTATACTGTTCGCCACACGGAGGCGCTGTCTCACCATCTAATGACTCGCAGTATTTCCAGCTTTTCTATCCCAATGCGTTCACAAATGTCCTTTAAAGTCATTCGCTGAAtctcaaaagaaaaataatgatatAAACTGTACGTGTAGTGTTTCTGAAGCCGGCTGCACTGTCGCTTGAAGTAAATGCTCTGAGTTAAAGGAGTAGTTACAAAGTTTACATGAAACAACTGATGAATTACATTACTTTTattctaaaaaagaaagaaatctgaaTCCGCAGATACATTGTATTTTCCTGTCAATTGTGCCGGTTTTACctattattagtattagtaaTAGTTTTACCGAATTATCACATCACACTTGGATATAAAACACTTACAACAAGAGGACTGAGGCACCTCTCACCTTGAAAAATGCCTTTTTATTGAATCTCTAATGAGCCAAAACATTTCAACTACATTTTTTATCATgataacaaaaagaaatcaatttaCACCTCTTACTGATTACCCAAATACAgatattttttcttaaatttacCAATTAATATTGCCTCAGTCCTCATGTTTACCTTTTTAACACCGATAAGTACCTTTGGGACCAGTCTGAACACATTACTGATGAAGATGTTGTATCAATTTCCCCCCGAACCACTGAGGGAGTCGGAGGCAGAACGGATGCTGGGGGGTCTTGTGTCAGATCGGTGATGGgctgagagaagaggaagacggaTCCCTCAGGCGTCTGTGTCCATCAAGGCCTGTGCTTGAACAAGGCCTCcactgaaaacacatcagagtCCAGAGTTAGTTAGCTCtcttacccacacacacaaatcagtaaATAAGAACATTATTGGATCCCGCTGCTCTTAAACACAAGATTAAAAAACTAATTATCCTTCACTCCTTCTAACAAACAGCAGAGAGTTCAGGTGCTTGGTAACTCAGTGGAACTGTTTTGGGGTTTTCATTTGGTCGATCTATTTTGCCACTTTGTTCCAGAGTGAAATATCTTCAGGACTGTGGGATGGAGTGCTGTGACATTTTGTTCAGACATGGGCAATGACTTTCTGTAGCACCACTAGAAGGCTGACATTTGTGGTTCAGAGAGAAATCTCTCCCCAACTTTTGGCggccatcagcctcagctgacCTTGTTGGACTTCTGTGGGAGGCAAACattatgttagcatgctaacgatGTCGATGTGAGAGTGCGCGCATGGCAGCCACTCCCATCTTTACTTGTCATTTATCTGAAAACAACCACCtagaatgaaaaagaaatcagcCTTTTGATTTAAGTATGTCTTCTACTTCATCCTCTTcgtcttcttcatcttttcttcttcgtcatcttcttctttttcttcttcatctgctccttttttctctttttcttcttctccatctcctctccatcttgttcttctgcttctccattgttcatcttcttctccttcttcattttctccttcttcttccaaTTCTCCTtccaattcttcttcttcttcttcttcttcttcttcgtcggAACCCACTGCTATCATCTCGACAACAACTTTGTCTCTAGGGCAACTGCCAGTGTTTCGGGGCTTCTGGTGAACCAACAGATATCTGGGCCAAGACTCCTATTCCGTGCTATGGTCATTGTTTACAGTCCAGTTAGCAACTTGAGACTCAAGAACGGAGTGGGACTTCACATATAAGAGCTTTTTAATGTTAAGCTTTGAAACAATAAGAGTTACTAACAAAAGAAGTAAccagcagctaaaagctaacagctaacacaTCTTTAATGACCGTTAAAAAGTTCCTC from Sparus aurata chromosome 1, fSpaAur1.1, whole genome shotgun sequence encodes the following:
- the uts2r4 gene encoding urotensin-2 receptor, with product MNCTPNATITPQLGLVLSPGAEDGGSQESGGGGGGSGGLWVTSLLGATLMIMCAMGVAGNTYTLVVTRSAALRRTGSMYVYIINLALADLLYLSTIPFVVCTYFAHDWLFGEAGCRILLSLDLLTMHSSVFILVAMSLERYRAVARPFSAHRSSSRRRRLVAGIIWGIAFVLTLPMMVMIRLRVGKPTAAGLVKRICFPTWTPEAFKAYITVLFLTSVLVPGLVIVGLYVGLARRYWTAQASLGGSSRSARRRGLKQKVISMIFSIVVAYWACFLPFWGWQLAKLFSPESLKALSPAAHNYVNFFVTCLTYGNSCINPFLYTLLTRNYKDYLAQKGQSVGSSRADPGSVMTTPLQDI